Genomic window (Planococcus sp. MSAK28401):
AAGTCCTCCAGGGAAGATTGTCAGCGGGGAAATTTTATTCCAAGATAAGGATTTGACAAAACTATCCGATAAAGAAATGCGCCAGATCCGCGGCGACGATATAGCGATGATTTTCCAGGAGCCGATGACTTCGTTGAATCCCTTGTTTACCATCGGCAATCAATTGCGGGAAGCGCTGAAGATCCACAAAAAGGATTGGTCGAAAAGCCAAATCCAGGAACGCGCTGTCGAAATGATGAAATTGGTCGGCTTGCCACGCGCAGAAGCTTTGCTTAATGATTATCCTCACCAATTATCGGGAGGCATGCGCCAGCGCGTCATGATCGCGATGGCTTTATTGTGCGACCCGAAAGTGCTAATCGCCGATGAACCGACCACGGCACTCGACGTGACGATTCAAGCGCAGATCCTTAAATTGATCAAGAATTTAAATGAACGGCTCGATACCGCCGTCTTGCTGATTACCCATGACCTTGGGGTCGTCGCAGAAACTTGCGAACGCGTCGTTGTCATGTACGCGGGCAAAGTGGTCGAAGAAGGGCCAGTACATACCATTTTCAATGATCCACAGCATCCATATACCCGCGGCCTTCTAGAAAGCGTACCCGATATGCGCTTCAAGAAAGAGCGGCTATACTCTATTCCAGGAAACGTGCCAAAACCGGGATCGATCAAAGTAGGCTGTAAATACGCAGCACGTTGTGAATTTGCTTTCGATCATTGCCGTGTGGAAGACCCGGCATTATACCAGACGGCAGAAGACCACAAGACACGCTGTTTCCTATTCGATCCAAAGGAGGCCGAGTCGCATGACAGAACCGTTGTTGAAAGTTGAAGGCTTAAAGAAATATTTTCCGGTTACGGGCGGCATGTTCGGCCGTGTCAAAGGGCAGGTCAAAGCAGTTGATGACATCTCTTTTTATGTAAATGAAGGCGAAACGCTCGGAATCGTCGGCGAATCGGGCTGCGGCAAGTCGACGACCGGGCGTATGCTTATGCGTTTGCTCGATCCGACAGAAGGCAAAGTGACGTTCGATGGCCAGGAATTGACCAGTTTGTCAGCGTCTGAAATGCGTAAGGCCAGACGCGATATCCAGATGGTGTTCCAAGATCCGTACGCGTCACTCAATCCGCGCCACAGCATCGAAAAGATTTTGATGGAGCCGCTGAATGTCCATAATATCGGCGACCCGAAAGAGCGCAAACGCAAAGTGCACGAGTTTCTCGAAATCGTCGGGCTCAGCAGCTACCATGCCAAACGCTATCCGCACCAATTTAGCGGCGGCCAGCGCCAGCGCATCGGCATCGCGCGCGCCCTCATGACTAACCCGAAACTGATCATTGCCGATGAACCGGTTTCTGCGCTTGATGTGTCGATTCAAGCGCAAGTGCTCAATTTGATGCAGGATCTGCAGCGCGATTTAAAACTGACGTACATATTCATCGCCCATGATTTGGGTGTCGTGCGCCATATCAGCGACCGTGTGGGCGTCATGTATTTGGGCAATATGGC
Coding sequences:
- a CDS encoding ABC transporter ATP-binding protein; amino-acid sequence: MDERKTILDVKGLRTSFFTDDGEVPAVDNVDFHIRQGEVLGIVGESGCGKSVTSLSIMGLVPSPPGKIVSGEILFQDKDLTKLSDKEMRQIRGDDIAMIFQEPMTSLNPLFTIGNQLREALKIHKKDWSKSQIQERAVEMMKLVGLPRAEALLNDYPHQLSGGMRQRVMIAMALLCDPKVLIADEPTTALDVTIQAQILKLIKNLNERLDTAVLLITHDLGVVAETCERVVVMYAGKVVEEGPVHTIFNDPQHPYTRGLLESVPDMRFKKERLYSIPGNVPKPGSIKVGCKYAARCEFAFDHCRVEDPALYQTAEDHKTRCFLFDPKEAESHDRTVVES
- a CDS encoding ABC transporter ATP-binding protein, whose translation is MTEPLLKVEGLKKYFPVTGGMFGRVKGQVKAVDDISFYVNEGETLGIVGESGCGKSTTGRMLMRLLDPTEGKVTFDGQELTSLSASEMRKARRDIQMVFQDPYASLNPRHSIEKILMEPLNVHNIGDPKERKRKVHEFLEIVGLSSYHAKRYPHQFSGGQRQRIGIARALMTNPKLIIADEPVSALDVSIQAQVLNLMQDLQRDLKLTYIFIAHDLGVVRHISDRVGVMYLGNMAELADTESLYEKPLHPYTQALLSAVPVPDPDFVREEVVIKGDVPSPANPPSGCRFHTRCPFKMDICSQEIPRFAEVEPGHSVACHLYEECRPQ